From the Pseudomonas sp. SORT22 genome, one window contains:
- a CDS encoding 6,7-dimethyl-8-ribityllumazine synthase, translating to MQPTAIDSKNPSHERIAFIQACWHKDIVDQARKAFVEEMGKQGYQPSDIDFFEVGGAFEIPLHAKLLARGGRYAGIVAAGLVVDGGLYRHEFVAQSVISGLMQVQLETEVPVFSVVLTPHHFHAGDEHQNFYFEHFLVKGVEAAKTCADTLQKLRALRRNEVAQKRAI from the coding sequence ATGCAACCTACCGCAATCGATAGCAAGAACCCTTCCCACGAGCGCATCGCCTTCATCCAGGCTTGCTGGCACAAAGACATTGTCGACCAGGCGCGCAAGGCATTCGTCGAGGAAATGGGTAAACAAGGCTATCAGCCCAGCGACATCGACTTCTTCGAAGTCGGCGGCGCTTTCGAGATCCCCCTGCACGCCAAGCTGCTGGCCCGTGGCGGCCGCTACGCTGGCATCGTTGCTGCCGGCCTGGTGGTCGATGGCGGCCTGTACCGCCACGAGTTCGTCGCCCAGTCGGTGATCAGCGGCCTGATGCAGGTGCAACTGGAAACCGAAGTGCCGGTGTTCTCGGTAGTGCTGACCCCGCACCACTTCCATGCCGGCGACGAGCACCAGAACTTCTACTTCGAACACTTCCTGGTCAAGGGCGTGGAAGCGGCGAAAACTTGCGCCGATACCTTGCAGAAGTTGCGTGCGTTACGCCGTAACGAAGTAGCGCAAAAACGCGCAATCTAG
- a CDS encoding M91 family zinc metallopeptidase, translated as MYNLTNPNPTYYLTGRGSGYAHFQYDDDPDPGAVRQVILLHEDSNITVTSEHFKHSITSAPHTSQVDIQVRSPAENIEISTLDCNLQAVIGTTRFVLAMNDDQILVLRTQNAGSRIWITEDVHHQVIINAGNGNNHIETGSGDSKIYVGAGNNRIVLGTGLTYIEAGSGENRIDGNILLGSAGSEVFYARNLPGDSRFSQPVSPEHAALGNNSIRPQGDSRFQRLIADHLDLLRKTSAGRQLLSALDNRPSITVDEILNHLPSGYEPDMDFDDDIGDHFVTPNGVPGIADAGGKLHFNPAGPASDDLPLLDFYRCLCNAWNSLTGSVFPGTSIVTTRAGKQQEVANSQLQAIGIITSHRPFDFGLSTDTPALRTNPAPFTENALRLELGLAPRIHF; from the coding sequence ATGTACAACTTAACCAACCCCAATCCGACTTACTACCTTACCGGGCGCGGCTCGGGCTATGCCCACTTCCAGTATGACGATGACCCGGATCCTGGCGCGGTCCGTCAAGTGATCCTGCTGCATGAGGACAGCAATATCACCGTCACCTCGGAACACTTCAAGCATTCGATAACCAGCGCTCCTCACACAAGCCAGGTGGATATACAGGTCCGGTCACCTGCTGAAAATATTGAAATTTCAACCCTGGACTGCAACCTGCAAGCTGTCATCGGCACGACCAGATTTGTCCTGGCGATGAACGACGATCAAATACTGGTCCTGCGCACTCAAAACGCTGGCAGCAGGATCTGGATCACTGAAGACGTGCATCACCAAGTCATTATCAATGCGGGTAATGGCAACAACCATATTGAAACAGGCAGCGGCGACAGCAAAATCTACGTCGGGGCCGGCAACAATCGTATTGTCCTGGGCACAGGGCTTACCTACATCGAAGCGGGCTCAGGGGAAAACCGTATCGACGGCAACATCCTGCTGGGCAGCGCAGGCAGTGAAGTCTTCTACGCCCGCAACTTGCCCGGCGACAGCCGCTTCAGCCAACCGGTAAGTCCTGAACATGCGGCCCTGGGCAATAACAGTATCCGCCCACAAGGGGACTCACGCTTTCAACGCCTGATCGCCGACCACTTAGACCTGCTTCGCAAAACCAGCGCGGGAAGACAGCTGCTGTCGGCGCTGGACAACAGGCCCTCGATCACGGTGGACGAAATCCTGAACCATTTACCCTCGGGCTATGAGCCCGACATGGATTTCGATGACGATATCGGCGATCACTTCGTTACACCGAACGGAGTTCCGGGCATTGCCGACGCTGGCGGCAAACTGCACTTCAACCCTGCAGGACCAGCTTCCGACGACCTGCCCCTGCTGGATTTCTACCGTTGCCTGTGCAATGCCTGGAACTCCCTCACCGGCTCGGTTTTCCCAGGCACCTCAATAGTCACCACACGGGCCGGCAAGCAACAGGAGGTAGCCAATTCGCAACTGCAGGCCATCGGCATTATCACCAGCCATAGGCCTTTTGATTTCGGCTTGTCCACCGATACCCCTGCCCTGCGTACCAACCCAGCGCCTTTTACTGAAAACGCCTTGCGCCTGGAGCTGGGCCTGGCTCCGCGAATTCACTTTTAA
- the astE gene encoding succinylglutamate desuccinylase, whose amino-acid sequence MLALGKLLELTLAGREPAEKTQLTVEGVRMRWLGEGALEVRPPDALDNGLDLLLSAGIHGNETAPIELLDRLLHDIARGDLKPRARILFLFGNPDAIRRGERYIEQDVNRLFNGRHDQTSGPEALRACELERLAATFFSVPDRTRLHYDLHTAIRGSKIEQFALYPYKEGRQHSRRELARLSAAGMEAVLLQSKVSITFTAYTYEQLGAEAFTLELGKARPFGENGAVNVDRLETRLKQIIDGTEPEPPEALDGLKLFSVAREIIKHSEHFRLNLPADVENFSELEPGYLLAEDIADTRWIVEEQGARIIFPNPKVKNGLRAGILIVPASDQGLA is encoded by the coding sequence ATGCTCGCCCTCGGCAAACTGCTTGAACTGACCCTGGCCGGTCGTGAACCGGCAGAGAAGACCCAGCTGACTGTCGAAGGCGTACGCATGCGCTGGCTCGGCGAGGGCGCCCTCGAAGTGCGCCCGCCCGATGCCCTTGACAATGGCCTGGACCTGCTGCTGTCGGCGGGTATCCATGGCAACGAAACCGCACCGATCGAGCTGCTTGACCGGTTGCTGCACGACATTGCCCGCGGCGATCTCAAGCCGCGCGCGCGTATTCTGTTCCTGTTCGGTAACCCTGACGCGATCCGCCGCGGCGAGCGTTATATCGAGCAAGACGTCAACCGCCTGTTCAATGGTCGCCACGATCAGACCAGCGGCCCCGAGGCCCTGCGCGCCTGCGAGCTGGAGCGCCTGGCGGCGACTTTCTTCAGTGTGCCTGATCGCACCCGTCTGCATTACGACCTGCACACCGCCATTCGCGGTTCGAAGATCGAGCAGTTCGCGCTCTATCCGTACAAGGAAGGCCGCCAGCATTCGCGCCGCGAACTGGCGCGCCTGAGCGCGGCCGGCATGGAGGCGGTGCTGCTGCAGAGCAAGGTGTCGATCACCTTCACTGCCTATACCTATGAGCAACTGGGGGCCGAAGCCTTTACCCTGGAACTGGGCAAGGCGCGGCCGTTCGGAGAGAACGGCGCGGTCAACGTCGATCGCCTGGAAACCCGCCTCAAACAGATTATCGATGGCACCGAACCCGAGCCGCCTGAGGCCCTGGATGGATTGAAACTGTTCAGCGTGGCGCGCGAGATCATCAAGCACAGCGAGCATTTTCGCCTGAACCTGCCGGCCGATGTCGAGAATTTCTCAGAGCTCGAGCCCGGTTACCTGCTGGCCGAGGATATCGCCGATACCCGCTGGATTGTCGAAGAGCAGGGCGCGCGCATCATTTTCCCCAACCCGAAAGTCAAGAACGGCCTTCGGGCGGGGATTTTGATCGTGCCCGCGTCAGATCAGGGCCTTGCTTGA
- a CDS encoding topoisomerase II: protein MSDALQLILEDEDGTQLETSCTRFAVVWQGKEVWIQQDGRGQLLIGVDVEEDDTEYANLLLRPLATNLVSLQLEMEPADAGDDDDHVHGPDCGHHH from the coding sequence ATGTCCGACGCCCTGCAGCTGATCCTTGAAGATGAAGATGGTACCCAGCTGGAAACTTCCTGCACCCGCTTTGCGGTGGTCTGGCAAGGCAAGGAGGTATGGATTCAGCAGGATGGCCGTGGTCAGCTGCTGATCGGCGTCGACGTTGAAGAAGACGACACCGAGTACGCCAACCTGCTGCTGCGCCCGCTGGCCACCAACCTGGTGAGCCTGCAGCTGGAAATGGAACCGGCCGATGCCGGCGACGATGATGATCACGTCCATGGTCCCGATTGCGGCCACCATCACTAA
- the astB gene encoding N-succinylarginine dihydrolase, whose translation MKSFEVNFDGLVGPTHNYGGLSYGNVASQSNSQQASNPREAARQGLAKMKALMEMGFQQGVLAPQERPDVAALRRLGFTGTDAQVIERAAKEAMPLLVASCSASSMWVANAATVSPSADTADGRVHFTAANLNCKYHRSIEHPTTSRVLGAMFADSKHFAHHAALPAVAQFGDEGAANHTRFCRSYGEAGVEFFVYGRSAFDTRYPAPQKYPARQTLEASQAVARLHGLSEEGVVFAQQNPAVIDQGVFHNDVIAVGNGEVLFYHEDAFLETEAMLGELQAKLAKRGGNFKAICVPRSAVTVEDAVRSYLFNSQLLSRADGSMLLIVPEECRNNERVWAYLSSLTSSNGPVGEVKVFDLKQSMQNGGGPACLRLRVALKETELAAVNPGVIMTAPLYDTLTQWVDKHYRDRLSETDLADPQLLLECRTALDELTQILKLGSVYPFQLQP comes from the coding sequence ATGAAATCGTTTGAAGTGAATTTTGATGGTCTGGTCGGACCGACGCACAACTACGGCGGGCTGTCGTACGGTAACGTTGCTTCGCAAAGCAACAGCCAGCAGGCATCCAACCCGCGTGAAGCGGCGCGTCAGGGCCTGGCGAAGATGAAGGCGTTGATGGAGATGGGCTTCCAGCAGGGCGTACTGGCCCCGCAGGAGCGCCCGGACGTGGCAGCACTACGCCGCCTGGGTTTCACTGGAACCGACGCACAAGTGATCGAGCGTGCCGCCAAAGAGGCCATGCCGTTGCTGGTCGCCAGCTGCTCGGCCTCGAGCATGTGGGTGGCCAACGCCGCCACCGTCAGCCCCAGTGCCGACACTGCGGACGGCCGCGTGCACTTCACCGCCGCCAACCTCAACTGCAAGTACCACCGCAGCATCGAGCACCCGACCACCAGCCGCGTGCTCGGTGCCATGTTTGCTGATAGCAAGCATTTTGCCCACCACGCCGCTTTGCCGGCGGTAGCGCAGTTCGGTGACGAAGGCGCGGCCAACCACACACGTTTCTGCCGCAGCTACGGCGAGGCCGGTGTCGAGTTCTTCGTCTATGGCCGCAGCGCCTTCGACACCCGCTACCCGGCGCCACAGAAGTACCCGGCACGCCAGACGCTTGAGGCGTCGCAAGCCGTCGCACGCCTGCACGGCCTGAGCGAGGAGGGCGTGGTCTTCGCCCAGCAGAACCCGGCGGTGATCGACCAGGGCGTGTTCCACAACGACGTGATCGCGGTAGGTAACGGCGAAGTGCTGTTCTACCACGAGGACGCCTTCCTCGAGACCGAGGCGATGCTTGGCGAACTGCAGGCTAAACTGGCTAAACGAGGCGGCAACTTCAAGGCAATCTGCGTACCGCGCTCGGCTGTAACGGTAGAGGACGCGGTGCGTTCGTACCTGTTCAACAGCCAGTTGCTGTCTCGCGCCGATGGTTCGATGCTGCTGATCGTGCCGGAAGAGTGCCGTAACAACGAGCGGGTCTGGGCCTATCTGTCGTCCTTGACCAGCTCGAACGGGCCGGTCGGCGAGGTCAAGGTCTTCGACCTCAAGCAAAGCATGCAGAACGGTGGCGGGCCAGCGTGCCTGCGCTTGCGTGTGGCATTGAAAGAAACGGAACTGGCGGCGGTCAATCCAGGCGTTATCATGACCGCACCGCTGTACGACACCTTGACCCAATGGGTCGACAAGCACTACCGCGATCGCCTGAGCGAAACCGACCTGGCCGATCCGCAGCTGTTGCTGGAATGTCGTACGGCACTGGATGAACTGACCCAGATCCTCAAACTGGGTTCGGTCTATCCGTTCCAACTCCAACCTTGA
- the astD gene encoding succinylglutamate-semialdehyde dehydrogenase: protein MMTTHFIAGSWQAGQGEALQSLNPVSQQVVWQGQGANAGQVDSAVKAARQAFAGWALQSLEARISVLEAFAAALKANADELARCIGEETGKPLWEAATEVTSMVNKVAISVQSYRERTGEKSGPLADATAVLRHKPHGVVAVFGPYNFPGHLPNGHIVPALLAGNTVVFKPSELTPKVAELTVKCWIDAGLPAGVLNLVQGARETGVALAANPGIDGLFFTGSSRTGNLLHQQFAGRPDKILALEMGGNNPLVVDEVKDLDAAVYTIIQSAFISAGQRCTCARRLLVPQGAWGDALLKRLVEVSKNITVGAFDQQPAPFMGSVISLGAAKALLDAQAHLLGNGGVSLLPMTQPQATAALLTPGIIDVSAVAERLDEEFFGPLLQVIRYSDFDAAIAEANNTQYGLAAGLLSDSHARYQYFWLQSRAGIVNWNKQLTGAASSAPFGGVGASGNHRASAYYAADYCAYPVASLETASLTLPATLTPGVSL from the coding sequence ATAATGACGACTCACTTTATCGCCGGCAGCTGGCAGGCAGGGCAGGGCGAAGCACTGCAATCACTTAACCCGGTCAGCCAGCAGGTTGTCTGGCAAGGCCAGGGCGCCAACGCCGGGCAGGTCGACAGTGCGGTCAAGGCCGCGCGCCAGGCCTTTGCCGGCTGGGCGCTGCAGTCGCTGGAAGCGCGCATCAGCGTGCTTGAAGCCTTTGCCGCGGCGCTCAAGGCCAATGCCGACGAGCTGGCGCGCTGCATCGGTGAAGAAACCGGCAAGCCGCTGTGGGAAGCCGCCACCGAAGTGACCAGCATGGTCAACAAGGTAGCGATTTCGGTACAGAGCTATCGCGAACGCACCGGTGAAAAGAGCGGCCCGCTGGCCGATGCCACCGCCGTGCTGCGCCATAAGCCTCACGGTGTGGTTGCAGTGTTCGGCCCGTACAACTTCCCCGGCCACCTGCCCAACGGGCATATTGTCCCGGCGCTGCTGGCCGGTAATACCGTGGTGTTCAAGCCCAGCGAGCTGACTCCGAAAGTCGCCGAGCTGACGGTCAAGTGCTGGATCGACGCCGGCCTGCCGGCAGGCGTGCTCAACCTGGTCCAGGGCGCCCGCGAAACCGGCGTGGCCCTGGCTGCCAACCCGGGCATCGACGGCCTGTTCTTCACCGGCTCCAGCCGCACTGGCAACCTGCTGCACCAGCAGTTCGCCGGGCGCCCGGACAAGATCCTGGCCCTGGAAATGGGCGGCAACAACCCGCTGGTGGTCGACGAGGTCAAGGACCTTGACGCTGCGGTGTACACCATCATCCAGTCTGCGTTCATTTCCGCCGGCCAGCGCTGCACCTGCGCGCGCCGCCTGCTGGTGCCGCAAGGCGCCTGGGGCGATGCGCTGCTCAAACGCCTGGTCGAAGTGAGCAAGAACATTACGGTCGGTGCCTTCGACCAGCAGCCGGCGCCGTTCATGGGCTCGGTGATTTCCCTGGGCGCGGCCAAGGCACTGCTCGATGCTCAGGCGCACCTGCTCGGCAACGGCGGCGTGTCGCTGCTGCCAATGACCCAGCCGCAAGCCACCGCTGCCCTGCTGACCCCGGGCATCATCGATGTCAGCGCAGTCGCCGAGCGCCTGGACGAAGAGTTCTTCGGCCCGCTGCTGCAGGTGATTCGCTACAGTGATTTCGATGCGGCCATCGCCGAGGCCAACAACACCCAGTACGGCCTGGCCGCCGGCCTGTTGTCCGATTCCCACGCGCGCTATCAGTACTTCTGGCTGCAAAGCCGCGCCGGCATCGTCAACTGGAACAAGCAACTGACCGGCGCCGCCAGCAGCGCGCCATTCGGTGGCGTGGGCGCCAGCGGCAACCACCGCGCCAGTGCCTATTACGCGGCTGATTATTGCGCTTACCCGGTAGCCTCGCTGGAGACCGCCAGCCTGACCCTGCCTGCGACACTGACGCCCGGCGTCTCCCTATAA
- the astA gene encoding arginine N-succinyltransferase has translation MIVRPVRSSDLPALIELARSTGTGLTTLPANEERLSHRVGWAEKTFRGEAERGDADYLFVLENDEGVVVGISAIAGAVGLREPWYNYRVGLTVSASQELNIYREIPTLFLANDLTGNSELCSLFLRADHRSGLNGRLLAKARLLFIAEFPELFGNKIIAEMRGMSDEQGRSPFWESLGRHFFKMEFSQADYLTGVGNKAFIAELMPKFPLYTCFLSEAARNVIGRVHTDTEPALAMLKSEGFSYQGYVDIFDAGPAVECETAKIRAVHDSQALVLAVGTPGDDATPFIIHNRKREDCRITAAPARLAAGTLVVDPQTAKRLRLSAGDQVRAVPLSAAREAK, from the coding sequence ATGATCGTTCGTCCCGTACGCAGCAGCGATTTACCCGCGCTGATCGAGCTGGCGCGCAGCACCGGCACCGGCCTGACCACCTTGCCGGCCAATGAAGAGCGCCTGTCGCACCGGGTCGGCTGGGCCGAGAAAACCTTCCGTGGCGAAGCCGAGCGCGGCGATGCCGACTACCTGTTCGTGCTGGAAAACGACGAAGGCGTGGTGGTGGGTATCTCTGCCATCGCCGGCGCGGTCGGCCTGCGTGAGCCCTGGTACAACTACCGGGTCGGCCTGACCGTCAGCGCTTCCCAGGAGCTGAACATCTACCGGGAAATTCCCACGCTGTTCCTGGCCAACGACCTGACCGGCAACTCCGAACTGTGCTCGCTGTTCCTGCGCGCCGATCACCGCAGTGGCCTCAATGGCCGCCTGCTGGCCAAGGCGCGGTTGCTGTTTATCGCCGAGTTCCCGGAGCTGTTCGGCAACAAGATCATTGCCGAAATGCGCGGTATGTCCGACGAGCAGGGTCGTTCGCCGTTCTGGGAAAGCCTGGGCCGGCACTTCTTCAAGATGGAATTCAGCCAGGCCGACTACCTGACCGGTGTCGGCAACAAGGCCTTCATTGCCGAGCTGATGCCCAAGTTTCCGTTGTACACCTGCTTCCTCTCGGAAGCGGCGCGCAACGTCATTGGCCGGGTGCACACCGACACAGAGCCTGCGCTGGCAATGCTCAAGAGCGAAGGTTTCAGCTACCAGGGCTATGTCGATATCTTTGACGCAGGCCCTGCGGTGGAGTGCGAGACCGCCAAGATTCGTGCGGTGCACGACAGCCAGGCACTGGTGCTGGCTGTTGGCACTCCAGGCGACGATGCCACCCCCTTCATCATCCACAACCGCAAGCGTGAAGACTGCCGCATTACTGCCGCACCGGCGCGCCTTGCTGCCGGCACCCTGGTGGTCGATCCTCAGACCGCCAAACGCCTGCGCCTGAGCGCCGGTGACCAGGTGCGTGCGGTACCACTGTCTGCTGCCCGGGAGGCCAAATAA
- the aruF gene encoding arginine/ornithine succinyltransferase subunit alpha, whose protein sequence is MLVMRPAQMADLGEVQRLAADSPIGVTSLPDDAGRLSDKIAASETSFAAEVSFNGEESYFFVLEDSSSGKLVGCSAIVASAGYSEPFYSFRNETFVHASRELKIHNKIHVLSQCHDLTGNSLLTSFYVLPELVGSGWAELNSRGRLLFMAAHPERFAESVVTEIVGYSDEHGDSPFWDAIGRNFFDLNYAEAERLCGLKSRTFLAELMPHYPIYVPLLPDAAQEAMGQVHPRAQITFDILMREGFETDHYIDIFDGGPTLHARVSGIRSIAQSRVMPVKLDDSASKGGRPYLVSNGQLQDYRAVLLELDWAPGKPVSLSLEAAEALGVGEGASVRLVAV, encoded by the coding sequence ATGCTGGTGATGCGCCCCGCGCAAATGGCTGATCTGGGCGAAGTACAGCGTCTTGCCGCAGACAGCCCCATTGGTGTCACGTCCTTGCCGGATGATGCCGGTCGCCTGAGCGACAAGATTGCCGCTTCGGAAACCTCCTTCGCCGCTGAAGTCAGCTTCAACGGTGAAGAGAGCTACTTCTTTGTTCTCGAAGACAGCAGCAGCGGCAAGCTGGTCGGCTGCTCGGCCATCGTTGCCTCGGCCGGCTATTCCGAGCCGTTCTACAGCTTTCGCAACGAGACCTTCGTGCATGCGTCGCGCGAGCTGAAGATCCACAACAAGATCCACGTCCTCTCGCAGTGCCACGACCTGACCGGCAACAGCCTGCTGACCAGCTTCTACGTACTGCCGGAACTGGTCGGCAGCGGCTGGGCCGAGCTCAACTCCCGTGGCCGCCTGCTGTTCATGGCCGCCCACCCGGAGCGCTTTGCCGAATCGGTGGTGACCGAGATTGTCGGCTACAGCGACGAGCATGGTGATTCGCCGTTCTGGGACGCCATCGGGCGCAACTTCTTCGACCTCAACTACGCCGAGGCCGAGCGCCTGTGCGGCCTCAAGAGCCGGACCTTCCTGGCCGAGCTGATGCCCCATTACCCGATCTATGTGCCTCTGCTGCCGGACGCCGCGCAGGAGGCCATGGGCCAGGTGCATCCGCGGGCGCAGATCACCTTCGACATCCTGATGCGCGAAGGCTTCGAGACCGATCACTACATCGACATTTTCGACGGCGGCCCGACCCTGCATGCGCGGGTTTCCGGGATCCGGTCGATTGCCCAGAGCCGGGTGATGCCGGTCAAGCTGGACGACTCTGCCAGCAAGGGCGGGCGCCCGTACCTGGTCAGCAATGGCCAGTTGCAGGACTACCGCGCAGTGCTGCTGGAGCTCGACTGGGCCCCCGGTAAGCCGGTCAGCCTCAGTCTTGAAGCCGCCGAAGCCCTGGGCGTCGGCGAAGGCGCCAGCGTGCGTCTGGTCGCGGTTTGA
- a CDS encoding aspartate aminotransferase family protein yields MSAPQAPVQRADFDQVMVPNYAPAAFIPVRGAGSRVWDQAGRELIDFAGGIAVNVLGHAHPALVGALTEQANKLWHVSNVFTNEPALRLAHKLVDATFADRAFFCNSGAEANEAAFKLARRVAHDRFSPEKHEIIATVNSFHGRTLFTVSVGGQPKYSDGFGPKITGISHVPYNDLEALKAQISDKTCAVVIEPIQGESGVVPADVAYLQGARELCDKHNALLIFDEVQTGVGRTGSLFAYQHYGVTPDILSSAKSLGGGFPIGAMLTTEDLAKHLAVGTHGTTYGGNPLACAVANAVLDVVNTPEVLAGVKAKHQKFKARLEQIGEKYGLFTQVRGVGLLIGCVLSEAWKGKAKDVFNAAEKEGLMVLQAGPDVVRFAPSLVVEDADIDEGLDRFERAAAKLTQA; encoded by the coding sequence ATGTCCGCTCCGCAAGCTCCGGTGCAACGCGCCGATTTCGATCAAGTGATGGTCCCCAACTATGCACCGGCGGCTTTCATTCCCGTCCGTGGAGCGGGCTCCCGCGTGTGGGATCAGGCGGGCCGCGAGCTGATCGATTTCGCCGGCGGCATCGCCGTAAACGTGCTTGGCCATGCGCATCCGGCGCTGGTTGGCGCCCTGACCGAGCAGGCCAACAAACTGTGGCACGTGTCCAACGTGTTCACCAACGAGCCGGCCCTGCGCCTGGCGCACAAGCTGGTCGACGCGACCTTTGCCGACCGTGCGTTCTTCTGCAACTCCGGTGCCGAAGCCAACGAGGCCGCATTCAAGCTGGCCCGTCGTGTCGCCCACGACCGTTTCAGCCCCGAGAAGCACGAAATCATCGCCACCGTTAACAGCTTCCACGGTCGTACCCTGTTCACCGTCAGCGTCGGCGGCCAGCCGAAGTACTCCGACGGTTTCGGGCCGAAAATCACCGGCATCAGCCACGTGCCGTACAACGACCTGGAAGCGCTCAAAGCACAGATCTCCGACAAGACCTGCGCTGTGGTCATCGAGCCGATCCAGGGTGAAAGCGGCGTGGTCCCGGCTGACGTTGCCTACCTGCAAGGCGCCCGCGAGCTGTGCGACAAGCACAACGCGCTGCTGATCTTCGACGAAGTGCAGACCGGCGTTGGCCGTACTGGCTCGCTGTTCGCCTACCAGCACTACGGCGTGACCCCGGACATCCTCTCCAGCGCCAAGAGCCTGGGCGGCGGTTTCCCGATCGGCGCCATGCTGACCACCGAAGACCTGGCCAAGCACCTGGCCGTCGGCACCCACGGCACCACCTACGGCGGCAACCCGCTGGCTTGTGCGGTGGCCAACGCCGTGCTGGATGTGGTCAACACCCCCGAAGTGCTGGCCGGCGTCAAGGCCAAGCACCAGAAGTTCAAGGCGCGCCTGGAGCAGATCGGCGAGAAGTACGGCCTGTTCACCCAGGTACGTGGCGTTGGCCTGCTGATCGGTTGCGTGTTGTCTGAAGCCTGGAAGGGCAAGGCCAAGGACGTCTTCAACGCCGCCGAGAAAGAAGGCCTGATGGTCCTGCAAGCTGGCCCGGATGTCGTGCGTTTCGCCCCGAGCCTGGTGGTCGAAGATGCCGACATCGACGAAGGCCTGGATCGTTTCGAGCGTGCCGCGGCAAAACTGACTCAGGCCTGA
- the argR gene encoding transcriptional regulator ArgR yields MTTQRIGFLIWPSTKALTLALAEEVLRVAQKVHPEVVYELSFLQAEAPGEGAWRLPGEPWAGKLEGCQKLFLLADEPPQAVASSLASALKQLVRAGCVVGGLSAGVYPLAQLGLLDGYRAAVHWRWQDDFAERFPKVIATSHLFDWDRDRLTACGGMSVIDLLLAVLARDHGAELAGAVSEELVVERIREGGERQRIPLQNRLGSSHPKLTQAVLLMEANIEEPLTTDEIAQHVCVSRRQLERIFKQYLNRVPSQYYLELRLNKARQMLMQTSKSIIQIGLSCGFSSGPHFSSAYRNFFGATPREDRNQRRSSSPFELSSVPAERG; encoded by the coding sequence ATGACCACCCAGCGAATCGGTTTTCTCATCTGGCCCAGCACCAAAGCCCTGACCCTGGCGCTGGCCGAGGAGGTGTTGCGGGTAGCACAGAAGGTTCATCCGGAAGTGGTCTACGAGTTGTCCTTCCTGCAGGCCGAAGCGCCTGGCGAGGGTGCCTGGCGCCTGCCGGGCGAGCCGTGGGCGGGCAAGCTCGAAGGCTGTCAGAAGCTGTTCCTGCTGGCGGACGAGCCGCCGCAGGCCGTGGCCTCGAGCCTGGCCAGCGCACTCAAGCAACTGGTGCGTGCCGGTTGCGTGGTCGGCGGCTTGTCGGCGGGGGTCTATCCGTTGGCGCAACTGGGCCTGCTCGATGGTTACCGGGCCGCAGTGCACTGGCGCTGGCAGGATGATTTCGCCGAGCGTTTCCCCAAGGTCATCGCCACCAGCCACCTGTTCGACTGGGACCGCGACCGCCTGACAGCGTGCGGCGGCATGTCGGTGATCGACCTGTTGCTGGCGGTGCTGGCCCGCGATCACGGTGCCGAGCTTGCCGGTGCGGTGTCGGAAGAACTGGTGGTCGAGCGGATTCGCGAGGGCGGCGAGCGCCAGCGCATTCCGCTGCAGAACCGCCTGGGCTCCAGCCACCCGAAGCTGACCCAGGCCGTGCTGCTGATGGAAGCCAATATCGAAGAGCCGCTGACCACCGACGAGATCGCCCAGCATGTATGCGTCTCGCGCCGCCAACTGGAGCGGATCTTCAAGCAGTACCTCAATCGCGTGCCGAGCCAGTATTACCTGGAGCTGCGGCTGAACAAGGCCCGGCAGATGCTGATGCAGACCAGCAAGTCGATCATCCAGATCGGCCTCTCTTGCGGGTTTTCTTCCGGGCCGCATTTCTCCAGTGCCTATCGCAACTTCTTCGGTGCCACGCCGCGCGAAGATCGTAACCAGCGACGAAGCAGCAGCCCGTTCGAACTGTCTTCGGTGCCGGCCGAGCGCGGTTGA